DNA sequence from the Candidatus Poribacteria bacterium genome:
TTGAAGTTCACTTCCATCGCTGTTCATTGTGTAGATAGTCTGTAAGTGAAACATCTCAGGGTTGAACCAAGAGAAAGCGAGTTTTGAGTTATCCGATGACCATCTGACGGCTTTTATAAAGGGGCGTCGGGGATTTTCTAAAACCATTTTTCGTGTGCGTGTCCGGATGTCAAAAACCCCAATTCCGAATTTTCCGCCTTCACCTGGCGGCTCTAAAATAAAGGCTATCCATTTTCCGTTAGGCGACCAATGAGGGTATATCCCTTTTGTAATCACCTCAACATTCTTACCATCTCGGGTAGCGATATAAACAGTTTCATTTTGAGAGTAAGCGATTCTTTTTCCATTAGGCCCCCAAGATGGACTGCTTCTTGATGCTATATCTCCAAAGACCTTTTGCACGTTTGTTCCATCTGCCTTCATAACGTACAGATCCCATTCTCCATCCCGGTCCGATATAAACAGAATATGTTAACCTGTAGGTGACCAAACGGGTCTAAGTTCGCCTCCAGGGTGGTCGGTTAGTCTGACAGGGTTCCTTCCATCAGGATTCATCACATAGATGTCCGAATGCCCATTACGGTTTGATGAAAAAGCAATCTTGGCGGTCTTCGGGGCTTGGGCATAAACAAGGTAAACGCGTTGACAGAATAACCCAAGAACCAGTGTCCATAGTATAAACAAGTTTTTCACGATAGGTCTCTCCTCCATCAGCAGGTGTCTAATCCTTCAACAAAACCTCTGCCACAGCATTCTCAAGAGGTTCAAATCGGGGCATCTCCCTCAGATTTTTTATAGGAGCATATTAATCCTGTTTCAGTCGTCCCCACAAGGTCGTCAGCAACACGGCACTTGGTTGAACAGGAAAAGCACGGCGCACAGGTACCCAAGCGGGTCCCCAATTCAGAGACAGTTCATCTGTCAATTGACGCAGCTCACCACCCGCTGCGTTCATAACATAGATAGCACTCGTCGCATTCTGCCGAGGTTCTCGTGCGTCAAACGTAATCCACTGACTGTCTGGAGACCACACAGGATCCAATTCCCACTTCGGTGCGTCGGTCAACTGACGACGGTCTTGACCATCAAGGTCTGTGACAAAGAGGTCAAAAGTATCTTCCCCATCCGCATCGTCTCGTGTTGTTGAAAAAAGAATTTGTCTTCCATCGGGAGACCACGACGCTCCCGCTGCGGCTACTTTTATGAGTTGCCTGAGATCTTTTCCATCGGCACGCATTACATACAGGAAATTTTCTCGGAAACCCTCCTTATTATGAAAAAAGGAATTAAAGGCAATCCATTGACCATCAGGCGACCACGCCGGAGATGTATTGCGTCCCGGAAGTCTCGTGAGTCGCTGTAGATGCTTACCCCGGACATCCATCTTGTAAATTTCATACGACCCTGAACGATCTGAGCAAAACGCAATCCATTTTCCATCCGGCGACCACGCAGCCATAGCGTCATTCCCAGGGTCTTCCGTCAACCGACGGCTTTTCTTCGTTTCGATATCCATCACATAAATATCAGTGTTCCCATTCAGTTCAGCATGATAGGCGAAAAAGTGCCCATCAGGGGACCATGTCGCACCCGCTTCATTTTTTCGACTGTCAGTGATGTTACGAAGATTTTCACCATTGATATCAATAGTATAGATATCAAAGTTCCCTGATCGATTTGAAGCAAAAGAGATATAGGGAACATCTTCAGCGGTATACGCCCAAAAACTCATCATGAGCAGAAGTACACTTATCACGAACATTGCTTTAAACATAAGACCACCTCAATCCAA
Encoded proteins:
- a CDS encoding DUF5050 domain-containing protein produces the protein MFKAMFVISVLLLMMSFWAYTAEDVPYISFASNRSGNFDIYTIDINGENLRNITDSRKNEAGATWSPDGHFFAYHAELNGNTDIYVMDIETKKSRRLTEDPGNDAMAAWSPDGKWIAFCSDRSGSYEIYKMDVRGKHLQRLTRLPGRNTSPAWSPDGQWIAFNSFFHNKEGFRENFLYVMRADGKDLRQLIKVAAAGASWSPDGRQILFSTTRDDADGEDTFDLFVTDLDGQDRRQLTDAPKWELDPVWSPDSQWITFDAREPRQNATSAIYVMNAAGGELRQLTDELSLNWGPAWVPVRRAFPVQPSAVLLTTLWGRLKQD